A genome region from Solirubrobacter pauli includes the following:
- a CDS encoding acetyl-CoA C-acetyltransferase, producing MAATEALVFDAVRTPRGRGKVNGSLHATKPVDLVVGLMHETLARHSDLDPNRIDDVVLGCVTPIGDQGADIAKTAAIKAGLPQTVAGVQLNRFCASGLEAVNIAAQKVASGWEDLVLAGGVESMSRVPMGSDGGAWAMDPETNYDTSFVPQGIGADLIATVEGFSRDDVDQYAVRSQERAAAAQSAGYFANSVIPVVDMNGNTVLDHDEFIRPGTTVETLAGLKPSFAMMGEHGGFDAVALQKYHWIESIDHVHTPGNSSGIVDGAALLTIGNEKIGQELGLKPRARIVATAVTGSDPTIMLTGPAPATRKALTKAGMTIDDIDLIEMNEAFAAVVLRFAKDMEADLEKINVNGGAIAMGHPLGATGGMILGTLIDELERSQKRYGLATLCIGGGMGIATIVERV from the coding sequence ATGGCAGCGACGGAAGCACTGGTGTTCGACGCGGTTCGCACGCCGCGTGGAAGGGGCAAGGTCAACGGCTCGCTGCATGCGACGAAGCCCGTGGATCTCGTCGTCGGGCTGATGCACGAGACGCTCGCGCGCCACAGCGACCTTGATCCGAACCGGATCGACGACGTCGTGCTCGGGTGCGTGACCCCGATCGGCGACCAGGGCGCCGACATCGCCAAGACCGCGGCGATCAAGGCCGGCCTGCCGCAGACCGTTGCCGGCGTGCAGCTCAACCGCTTCTGCGCCTCGGGCCTGGAGGCGGTCAACATCGCCGCCCAGAAGGTCGCCTCGGGCTGGGAGGACCTCGTCCTCGCCGGCGGCGTCGAGTCGATGTCGCGCGTGCCGATGGGCTCGGACGGCGGTGCCTGGGCGATGGACCCGGAGACCAACTACGACACGTCGTTCGTCCCGCAGGGCATCGGCGCCGACCTGATCGCCACCGTCGAGGGCTTCTCGCGCGACGACGTCGACCAGTACGCCGTGCGCTCGCAGGAGCGCGCCGCCGCCGCGCAGTCCGCCGGCTACTTCGCGAACTCGGTGATCCCGGTCGTCGACATGAACGGCAACACCGTGCTCGACCACGACGAGTTCATCCGCCCCGGCACGACCGTCGAGACCCTCGCGGGCCTCAAGCCCTCGTTCGCGATGATGGGCGAGCACGGCGGCTTCGACGCCGTCGCGCTGCAGAAGTACCACTGGATCGAGTCCATCGACCACGTGCACACGCCGGGCAACTCGTCCGGGATCGTCGACGGCGCCGCGCTGCTGACGATCGGCAACGAGAAGATCGGGCAGGAGCTCGGCCTCAAGCCGCGCGCGCGGATCGTCGCCACCGCGGTGACCGGCTCGGACCCGACGATCATGCTCACCGGCCCCGCGCCCGCCACGCGCAAGGCGCTCACCAAGGCCGGCATGACGATCGACGACATCGACCTGATCGAGATGAACGAGGCCTTCGCCGCGGTCGTCCTGCGGTTCGCCAAGGACATGGAGGCGGACCTCGAGAAGATCAACGTCAACGGCGGCGCGATCGCCATGGGCCACCCGCTGGGCGCCACGGGCGGCATGATCCTCGGCACGCTGATCGACGAGCTCGAGCGCAGCCAGAAGCGCTACGGCCTGGCCACGCTGTGCATCGGCGGCGGCATGGGCATCGCCACGATCGTCGAGCGCGTCTGA
- a CDS encoding 3-hydroxyacyl-CoA dehydrogenase NAD-binding domain-containing protein, producing the protein MSDTIRWEQDGDGVVILTLDDPSQSANTMNEAYKASMRATVERLEAEKDSITGVVITSAKKTFFAGGDLNDLKQARKEDAAEVAQMVRELKADLRTLETLGKPVVAAINGAALGGGLEIALATHHRVIVDDPKAVLGFPEVQLGLLPGAGGVTRSVRMFGIADALMKLLLLGTRHRPAAAKEMGLVDEVVATREELVPAAKAWIAANPEAVQPWDVKGHKIPGGTPSNPKFAANLPAFPANLRKQIKGANYPAPHHIMAAAVEGAQVGFDVALEIEGRYFVDLVTSQVAKNMIQAFFFDLQAVQGSRGRPESLEPTAVKKVVILGAGMMGAAIAYVSAKAGIEVVLKDVSLEAAQKGKGYSEKLVAKGIERGKTTQEKGDKLLSLITPSADAADAAGADLVIEAVFEDPGVKKEVMAEIEPHLAPDALLGSNTSTLPITLLAENVSRPADFIGLHFFSPVDKMPLLEIIKGEKTSDAAVYRALDFAKQIAKTPIVVNDSRGFFTSRVIGTFINEGISMLAEGIPAASIEQASSQAGYPAPVLQLSDELNLKLMRRIRKASADAAGDAWVSHPADAVIDRMLDEFERPGKLEGAGFYEYADGRRTRLWPGLRDAFPPVEDPSSIDLRDLQERLLFIEAIESVKCVDEGVIESVADANIGSIMGIGFPGWSGGVLQYINGYEGGLAGFVARARELAEQYGARFTPPESLVARAESGDEYFDKALTTV; encoded by the coding sequence ATGAGCGACACGATCCGCTGGGAGCAGGACGGCGACGGCGTCGTCATCCTCACGCTCGACGACCCGAGCCAGTCCGCGAACACGATGAACGAGGCCTACAAGGCCTCGATGCGCGCGACGGTGGAGCGCCTCGAGGCCGAGAAGGACTCGATCACCGGCGTCGTCATCACGTCCGCCAAGAAGACGTTCTTCGCCGGCGGCGACCTCAACGACCTCAAGCAGGCCCGCAAGGAGGACGCCGCCGAGGTCGCGCAGATGGTGCGCGAGCTCAAGGCCGACCTGCGGACGCTCGAGACGCTCGGCAAGCCGGTCGTGGCCGCCATCAACGGCGCCGCGCTGGGCGGCGGGCTGGAGATCGCGCTCGCCACGCACCACCGCGTGATCGTCGACGACCCGAAGGCCGTGCTCGGCTTCCCGGAGGTGCAGCTCGGGCTGCTGCCGGGCGCGGGTGGCGTCACGCGCTCCGTGCGCATGTTCGGCATCGCCGACGCGCTGATGAAGCTGCTGCTGCTCGGCACCCGCCACCGCCCGGCCGCCGCGAAGGAGATGGGCCTCGTGGACGAGGTCGTCGCCACGCGCGAGGAGCTCGTCCCGGCCGCGAAGGCCTGGATCGCCGCCAACCCCGAGGCCGTTCAGCCGTGGGACGTCAAGGGCCACAAGATCCCGGGCGGCACGCCGTCGAACCCCAAGTTCGCGGCCAACCTGCCCGCGTTCCCGGCCAACCTGCGCAAGCAGATCAAGGGCGCGAACTACCCGGCGCCGCACCACATCATGGCCGCGGCGGTCGAGGGCGCGCAGGTCGGCTTCGACGTGGCGCTGGAGATCGAGGGCCGCTACTTCGTGGACCTCGTCACCTCCCAGGTCGCGAAGAACATGATCCAGGCGTTCTTCTTCGACCTGCAGGCGGTGCAGGGCTCGCGCGGGCGCCCCGAGTCGCTGGAGCCGACCGCGGTCAAGAAGGTCGTGATCCTCGGCGCCGGCATGATGGGCGCCGCGATCGCCTACGTGTCCGCCAAGGCGGGCATCGAGGTCGTGCTCAAGGACGTGTCGCTGGAGGCGGCTCAGAAGGGCAAGGGCTACTCCGAGAAGCTCGTGGCCAAGGGCATCGAGCGCGGCAAGACGACGCAGGAGAAGGGCGACAAGCTGCTGTCGCTGATCACCCCGAGCGCCGACGCCGCGGACGCGGCCGGCGCGGACCTCGTGATCGAGGCCGTGTTCGAGGACCCGGGCGTCAAGAAGGAGGTCATGGCCGAGATCGAGCCGCACCTCGCCCCCGACGCGCTGCTCGGCTCGAACACCTCCACCCTGCCGATCACGCTGCTGGCCGAGAACGTCTCCCGGCCGGCCGACTTCATCGGCCTGCACTTCTTCAGCCCGGTCGACAAGATGCCGCTGCTGGAGATCATCAAGGGCGAGAAGACGAGCGACGCCGCGGTCTACCGCGCGCTGGACTTCGCCAAGCAGATCGCCAAGACGCCGATCGTCGTCAACGACTCGCGCGGCTTCTTCACCTCGCGCGTGATCGGCACGTTCATCAACGAGGGCATCTCGATGCTCGCCGAGGGCATCCCCGCGGCGTCGATCGAGCAGGCCTCGTCCCAGGCGGGCTACCCGGCGCCGGTGCTGCAGCTCTCCGACGAGCTGAACCTCAAGCTCATGCGCCGCATCCGCAAGGCCTCCGCCGACGCGGCCGGCGACGCGTGGGTCAGCCACCCCGCCGACGCCGTGATCGACCGCATGCTCGACGAGTTCGAGCGTCCGGGCAAGCTCGAGGGCGCGGGCTTCTACGAGTACGCCGACGGCCGGCGCACGCGGCTGTGGCCGGGCCTGCGGGACGCCTTCCCGCCGGTCGAGGACCCGTCCTCGATCGACCTGCGCGACCTCCAGGAGCGCCTGCTGTTCATCGAGGCGATCGAGTCGGTCAAGTGCGTGGACGAAGGCGTGATCGAGTCCGTCGCCGACGCGAACATCGGCTCGATCATGGGCATCGGCTTCCCGGGCTGGTCCGGCGGCGTCCTGCAGTACATCAACGGCTACGAAGGCGGCCTCGCCGGCTTCGTCGCCCGGGCGCGTGAGCTCGCCGAGCAGTACGGCGCGCGCTTCACGCCACCGGAGTCGCTCGTCGCCCGCGCGGAGAGCGGCGACGAGTACTTCGACAAGGCGCTGACGACGGTCTAG
- a CDS encoding ABC transporter ATP-binding protein → MIATTALSKRYGEHLALDEVALHVPEGSVYGLAGRNGAGKTTLIGILAGLRRATSGTVTIDAPPERVAVLADAPRFDPWLTGREVVALAQRLTDPEGDIDGVLDQAGLTDAKGRRVGGYSRGMLQRLGVAAAIVGRPRLLLLDEPASALDPQGRREVLDLIARLRGTATVLFSSHILGDVQEVCDTVGVLDHGRLLFQGPIDDLLVGAAGPRYVVRLRGPVDHVAHALRAHPWVTHVETGPEQLTVGVTALEYAEAELPRALAAADALVVSLGPEELTLERAFLALTQ, encoded by the coding sequence ATGATCGCGACGACCGCGCTGAGCAAGCGCTACGGCGAGCACCTCGCGCTCGACGAGGTGGCGCTGCACGTCCCCGAGGGCTCGGTGTACGGGCTCGCCGGCCGCAACGGGGCCGGCAAGACGACGCTGATCGGCATCCTCGCGGGCCTGCGCCGGGCGACGAGCGGCACGGTCACCATCGACGCCCCGCCCGAGCGCGTGGCCGTGCTCGCCGACGCGCCGCGGTTCGACCCATGGCTCACCGGCCGCGAGGTCGTGGCGCTCGCCCAGCGGCTCACCGACCCCGAGGGCGACATCGACGGCGTGCTCGACCAGGCGGGCTTGACCGACGCCAAGGGCCGCCGCGTCGGCGGGTACTCGCGCGGGATGCTGCAACGGCTCGGCGTCGCCGCCGCGATCGTCGGCCGCCCACGGCTGCTGCTGCTCGACGAGCCGGCGTCGGCGCTGGACCCCCAGGGGCGTCGTGAGGTCCTCGACCTGATCGCGCGCCTGCGCGGCACGGCGACCGTGCTCTTCAGCAGCCACATCCTCGGCGACGTGCAGGAGGTGTGCGACACGGTCGGCGTCCTCGACCACGGCCGGCTGCTGTTCCAGGGGCCGATCGACGACCTGCTCGTCGGCGCCGCCGGCCCGCGCTACGTCGTCCGCCTGCGCGGCCCCGTCGACCACGTGGCGCACGCCCTCCGCGCACACCCGTGGGTGACCCACGTCGAGACCGGGCCGGAGCAGCTCACGGTCGGCGTCACCGCCCTGGAGTACGCGGAAGCCGAGCTGCCGCGCGCGCTCGCCGCCGCGGATGCCCTCGTCGTGTCCCTCGGCCCCGAGGAGCTGACGCTCGAGCGCGCGTTCCTCGCCCTCACGCAGTGA
- a CDS encoding PLD nuclease N-terminal domain-containing protein: MEWAAFAPIIVLGVAFVVYCLVDIVRGEVQHLPKWAWAAICLLSVPLGGIVYLLLGRRQG, translated from the coding sequence ATGGAGTGGGCCGCCTTCGCGCCGATCATCGTCCTCGGCGTCGCGTTCGTCGTCTATTGCCTCGTGGACATCGTGCGCGGTGAGGTGCAGCATCTGCCGAAGTGGGCGTGGGCGGCGATCTGCCTCCTGTCCGTACCCCTTGGCGGGATCGTCTACCTGCTGCTCGGCCGGCGCCAGGGATGA
- a CDS encoding aldehyde dehydrogenase family protein — MTTLASPPETLDVLDPSTGEPIATVEIGDADAAVRAARAAAPAWARTAAAERAERLKAGARRLREHVDQLAELQSREGGKPLADSRGGIEAGIGAIEQYAELGPLHRGKALQGGWNATDVMVHEPRGVVALLVPWNDPVAIACGQIAAALVAGNAVVFKPSEKTPLSGARIVELLDIPGGALQLLQGDARVGRPLAAHPDVDLVMHTGSVQTGREIADVVAGRMGKALLELGGKDALIVDADVDPAWAAEQAALGAYANAGQICTSVERIYVHEAVAEPFVEALARAADGWTIGPLIDARQREVVHAHVTDAVERGARLVRGGAVPDGPGFFYPPTVLVGGDRDAPVLREETFGPVAAVQVVTSFDEALALADDTEYGLAATVLTKNPEHAQRAVRELAVGTVKINAVFGGAPGGAAEPARLSGSGFGYGPELLDELTRTKVVHMGIAP, encoded by the coding sequence GTGACCACGCTTGCCTCTCCCCCGGAAACGCTCGACGTGCTCGACCCGTCCACGGGCGAGCCGATCGCCACCGTCGAGATCGGCGACGCCGACGCGGCCGTGCGGGCCGCCCGCGCCGCCGCTCCCGCCTGGGCGCGGACCGCGGCCGCCGAGCGCGCGGAGCGGTTGAAGGCCGGCGCGCGCCGGCTGCGCGAGCACGTGGACCAGCTCGCCGAGCTGCAGTCGCGTGAGGGCGGCAAGCCGCTCGCCGACTCGCGCGGGGGCATCGAGGCCGGCATCGGCGCGATCGAGCAGTACGCCGAGCTCGGCCCGCTGCACCGCGGCAAGGCGCTGCAGGGCGGCTGGAACGCGACGGACGTGATGGTCCACGAGCCGCGCGGCGTGGTCGCGCTGCTCGTGCCGTGGAACGACCCGGTGGCGATCGCGTGCGGCCAGATCGCGGCCGCGCTCGTCGCCGGCAACGCGGTCGTGTTCAAGCCGTCGGAGAAGACGCCGCTGAGCGGCGCGCGGATCGTCGAGCTGCTGGACATCCCCGGCGGGGCCTTGCAGCTCCTGCAGGGCGACGCGCGCGTCGGGCGGCCGCTCGCCGCGCATCCGGACGTGGACCTGGTGATGCACACCGGGTCGGTGCAGACGGGGCGCGAGATCGCCGACGTGGTCGCGGGGCGGATGGGCAAGGCGCTGCTCGAGCTCGGCGGCAAGGACGCGCTGATCGTCGACGCGGACGTCGACCCCGCGTGGGCGGCCGAGCAGGCCGCGCTCGGCGCGTACGCGAACGCGGGGCAGATCTGCACGTCGGTCGAGCGCATCTACGTGCACGAGGCGGTCGCCGAGCCGTTCGTCGAGGCGCTCGCCCGCGCCGCCGACGGCTGGACGATCGGGCCCCTGATCGACGCCCGCCAACGCGAGGTGGTGCACGCGCACGTGACCGACGCGGTCGAGCGCGGCGCGCGACTGGTGCGCGGCGGCGCGGTGCCCGACGGGCCCGGCTTCTTCTACCCGCCGACCGTGCTGGTCGGCGGGGACCGCGACGCGCCCGTGCTGCGCGAGGAGACGTTCGGACCGGTGGCGGCCGTGCAGGTCGTGACGTCGTTCGACGAGGCACTCGCGCTGGCCGACGACACCGAGTACGGGCTGGCGGCCACCGTCCTGACCAAGAACCCGGAGCACGCGCAGCGCGCGGTCCGTGAGCTCGCCGTCGGCACCGTGAAGATCAACGCGGTCTTCGGCGGCGCGCCCGGCGGCGCCGCCGAGCCGGCACGGCTGTCCGGCAGCGGGTTCGGCTACGGGCCCGAGCTGCTCGACGAGCTCACGCGCACGAAGGTCGTGCACATGGGCATCGCGCCTTAG
- a CDS encoding Rieske 2Fe-2S domain-containing protein, with translation MSNVQASRPRLHHLAERIGAAAALDGPAEAVAKWARGAIPKGPFKDALSGVPLGHAAHPLMIVMPIGTWMSATVLDLVGGEASRPAARRLIAAGLLSSLPTAASGLNDWADTTPASDEVRRVGAVHALANVAALGLFTASLAARRGGHHGRGVALGLAGMGAVGAGGHLGGHLSYAKGVGVDQTVFESGPETWTDVLDDAALPEGELRGVEVDGRPIVLARRDGTVHALADRCAHRGGSLADGELKGECVVCPLHASEFRLDDGSVERGPSAYPQPVLAVRVEDGRIQVKA, from the coding sequence ATGAGCAACGTCCAAGCGTCCCGACCCCGCCTCCATCACCTGGCCGAGCGCATCGGTGCCGCGGCCGCCCTGGACGGACCCGCCGAAGCCGTCGCCAAGTGGGCCCGCGGCGCGATCCCGAAGGGCCCGTTCAAGGACGCGCTCAGCGGCGTGCCGCTCGGCCACGCCGCGCACCCGCTGATGATCGTGATGCCGATCGGGACCTGGATGTCGGCCACGGTGCTCGACCTCGTGGGCGGCGAGGCCTCACGCCCCGCCGCGCGCCGGCTGATCGCCGCGGGGCTGCTCTCCTCGCTGCCGACCGCGGCCAGCGGCCTCAACGACTGGGCCGACACGACGCCCGCGAGCGACGAGGTGCGCCGCGTGGGCGCGGTGCACGCGCTGGCCAACGTCGCCGCGCTCGGGCTCTTCACGGCCTCGCTCGCCGCCCGCCGCGGCGGCCACCACGGCCGGGGCGTGGCGCTCGGCCTCGCCGGCATGGGCGCGGTCGGCGCCGGTGGGCATCTCGGCGGCCACCTGTCCTACGCCAAGGGTGTCGGCGTCGACCAGACCGTGTTCGAGTCGGGCCCGGAGACGTGGACCGACGTGCTCGACGACGCCGCCCTGCCCGAGGGCGAGCTGCGTGGCGTCGAGGTCGACGGCCGCCCGATCGTGCTCGCCCGCCGCGACGGCACCGTCCACGCGCTCGCCGACCGCTGCGCGCACCGCGGCGGCTCCCTCGCCGACGGCGAGCTCAAGGGCGAGTGCGTCGTCTGCCCGCTGCACGCCAGCGAGTTCCGCCTCGACGACGGCTCGGTGGAGCGCGGCCCGTCCGCCTACCCGCAGCCGGTGCTCGCGGTGCGGGTGGAGGACGGGCGGATCCAGGTGAAGGCCTAG
- a CDS encoding ArsR/SmtB family transcription factor, whose protein sequence is MVEDLDVVFHALSSEPRRAMLDALTGGERTVGDLAEPFAMSLAGVSKHLKVLEGAGLVERRVQGRTTVCALRAAPLADAAAWVRHYERFWEDALDRLQALVEEGE, encoded by the coding sequence ATGGTTGAGGATTTGGACGTGGTCTTCCACGCGCTCTCCAGCGAGCCGCGCCGGGCGATGCTCGACGCGCTCACCGGGGGCGAGCGCACCGTGGGCGACCTCGCGGAGCCGTTCGCGATGTCGCTGGCGGGCGTCTCCAAGCACTTGAAGGTGCTCGAGGGCGCCGGGCTCGTGGAGCGCCGCGTGCAGGGCCGGACGACGGTCTGCGCGCTGCGCGCGGCACCGCTCGCGGACGCGGCCGCGTGGGTGCGGCACTACGAGCGCTTCTGGGAGGACGCGCTCGACCGCCTGCAGGCGCTGGTGGAGGAGGGGGAATGA
- a CDS encoding SRPBCC family protein: protein MRRFAVQVSRVMRAPRSRVYRAFLDPELVARWWAPMDSVVATATVDERVGGVHRIEMLTAAGEPHRFDAVIQELVPDERIVLIFKFAPDAEETLLTVTFRDAPGGTEVLLDHQNVTAEGPLNEQSVDAGWSSVLDKLEGIAHAL from the coding sequence ATGAGGCGGTTCGCCGTGCAGGTGTCCCGCGTCATGCGGGCGCCGCGATCACGCGTGTACCGCGCGTTCCTGGACCCCGAGCTGGTGGCGCGCTGGTGGGCGCCGATGGACTCGGTCGTGGCGACCGCGACCGTCGACGAGCGCGTCGGCGGCGTGCACCGGATCGAGATGCTCACCGCGGCCGGCGAGCCGCACCGGTTCGACGCCGTCATCCAGGAGCTCGTCCCCGACGAGCGGATCGTCCTGATCTTCAAGTTCGCCCCCGACGCCGAGGAGACGTTGCTGACCGTGACGTTCCGCGACGCACCGGGCGGCACCGAGGTGCTCCTCGACCACCAGAACGTCACGGCCGAGGGGCCGCTGAACGAGCAGTCGGTCGACGCCGGCTGGAGCTCCGTCCTCGACAAGCTGGAAGGAATCGCCCATGCCCTCTGA
- a CDS encoding DUF899 domain-containing protein: MPSDARLKLLEREKALTRLSDELARERAALPWEEVTAEYVFDTEHGPRTLAELFDGRSQLLVYHFMFAPDEQRVCASCTSIAHHMDLPRVYLEHHDVTWTAVSRAPLQQLLAYRERMGWTLPWASSYGSDFNFDFHVSSTVERPIAEYNFRAWPADEPYVGELPGMSAFALRDGKVFHTYSAYARGLDATWGIYQWLDRAPLGRNEADGYWFKRPDELGAAVA, from the coding sequence ATGCCCTCTGATGCCCGCCTCAAGCTGCTCGAGCGCGAGAAGGCGCTGACGCGTCTGAGCGACGAGCTCGCCCGCGAGCGCGCCGCGCTGCCGTGGGAGGAGGTGACGGCCGAGTACGTGTTCGACACCGAGCACGGTCCGCGCACGCTCGCAGAGCTGTTCGACGGCCGCTCGCAGCTGCTCGTCTACCACTTCATGTTCGCGCCCGACGAGCAGCGCGTGTGCGCGAGCTGCACGTCGATCGCGCACCACATGGACCTGCCGCGCGTGTACCTCGAGCACCACGACGTCACGTGGACGGCGGTCTCGCGCGCCCCGCTCCAGCAGCTGCTCGCCTACCGCGAGCGGATGGGCTGGACGCTGCCGTGGGCATCCTCGTACGGCAGCGACTTCAACTTCGACTTCCACGTGTCCTCGACGGTCGAGCGGCCGATCGCCGAGTACAACTTCCGGGCCTGGCCGGCGGACGAGCCGTACGTCGGCGAGCTGCCGGGCATGAGCGCGTTCGCGTTGCGGGACGGCAAGGTCTTCCACACCTACTCGGCCTACGCGCGCGGGCTGGACGCGACCTGGGGCATCTACCAGTGGCTCGACCGCGCGCCGCTGGGCCGCAACGAGGCCGACGGCTACTGGTTCAAGCGCCCGGACGAGCTCGGCGCGGCCGTGGCATGA
- a CDS encoding YihY/virulence factor BrkB family protein: MSAFAHVLGSALRRFWEQNMFHHAAALTYHALLALFQVLLLGVALLGLLGTAETVDDAGRFLIDRGADPQVIDAVTAAGRHAIEARGASAAALAVAVVFALFIASSAYLAATVALNVVVEARDERNPFQRRAWALFGASVGILLGVGAVVAVFLGGDLAGEAAGVFGLGDTAESAWRLLRLPLAAVLAMTGFAWMYYSAPTVDDPRWKWISVGACVAVAVWLVASVGLFRFAAAFGTYNATYGTFASAIILAVWLWLTSAALLLGAEINAAGRYADNHAHPISRSGHSPERAQHEAARTAAD, from the coding sequence ATGTCCGCTTTCGCCCACGTCCTCGGATCGGCGCTGCGCCGGTTCTGGGAGCAGAACATGTTCCACCACGCCGCGGCGCTGACCTACCACGCGCTGCTGGCGCTGTTCCAGGTGCTGCTGCTGGGCGTCGCGCTGCTCGGCCTGCTCGGCACGGCTGAGACCGTCGACGACGCCGGGCGCTTCCTGATCGACCGCGGCGCGGACCCGCAGGTGATCGACGCCGTGACCGCGGCCGGCCGGCACGCGATCGAAGCCCGCGGGGCGTCCGCCGCCGCGCTGGCCGTCGCGGTGGTGTTCGCGCTCTTCATCGCGTCGTCGGCGTACCTGGCGGCGACGGTGGCGCTGAACGTGGTCGTCGAGGCGCGCGACGAGCGCAATCCGTTCCAGCGCCGCGCCTGGGCGCTCTTCGGGGCCTCCGTGGGCATCCTGCTGGGCGTCGGCGCGGTGGTGGCGGTGTTCCTCGGCGGCGATCTCGCCGGAGAGGCCGCCGGCGTCTTCGGCCTGGGCGACACCGCCGAGTCGGCGTGGCGCCTGCTGCGCCTCCCGCTCGCCGCGGTGCTGGCCATGACGGGGTTCGCGTGGATGTACTACTCGGCGCCGACGGTCGACGACCCACGGTGGAAGTGGATCTCCGTCGGCGCGTGCGTCGCGGTCGCCGTCTGGCTCGTGGCCTCGGTCGGGCTGTTCCGGTTCGCGGCGGCGTTCGGCACCTACAACGCCACGTACGGGACGTTCGCCAGCGCGATCATCCTCGCCGTGTGGCTCTGGCTCACCAGCGCCGCGCTCCTGCTCGGCGCGGAGATCAACGCGGCGGGCCGCTACGCGGACAACCACGCCCACCCGATCAGCCGCTCCGGGCACAGCCCCGAGCGAGCCCAGCACGAGGCCGCGCGCACGGCCGCCGACTGA
- a CDS encoding PLP-dependent aminotransferase family protein, whose protein sequence is MPDDNAATAITATLEAEVAVSAPGERLPSVRELMARHRAGPATVQRAIAELAARGLVEARPGRGTFVAARSEPRVPDPSWQAVPLGARSIDADALVRLLRPPSPDALVLSSGYLPADLQPTALLGGALARAARRPGAWDRVPLEGISGLRAYFAAEAGASPGDVLVTPGGQAALAACFRGLAAPGAAIIVESPSYLGALVAARAQGLRPVPVPADAHGIRPDLLADALAASGARVVYLQPIFANPHGATLAPERRAEVLEAVRAAGAFIVEDDAFRDLALGPAHGRRGAAVVPPPLFADDQDGHVVRIRSLTKASAPGLRIAAVIARGPAAARLRAARIVEDLFVTGPLQEAALEIVGAPAWRAHLRKLRTVLAERRDALVAAVPLPVVVPEGGMNLWVPLPPGTDDVDLAQRAAAAGVLVQPGRPFFAAEPPGPFLRLTFAAEPPERLAEGVRRLFA, encoded by the coding sequence ATGCCTGACGATAACGCAGCGACCGCCATAACCGCAACGCTGGAGGCCGAGGTGGCCGTGAGCGCGCCCGGGGAGCGCCTGCCGTCGGTGCGCGAGCTGATGGCGCGGCACCGGGCCGGGCCGGCGACGGTGCAACGGGCGATCGCGGAGCTGGCGGCGCGTGGGCTCGTCGAGGCGCGGCCCGGCCGGGGCACGTTCGTGGCCGCGCGCAGCGAGCCTCGGGTGCCCGATCCGTCGTGGCAGGCGGTGCCGCTCGGGGCGCGCTCGATCGACGCGGACGCGCTGGTGCGGCTGCTGCGGCCGCCGTCGCCGGACGCGCTCGTGCTGTCGTCCGGGTACCTGCCCGCGGACCTGCAGCCGACGGCGCTGCTCGGCGGTGCGCTGGCCCGCGCCGCCCGCCGGCCCGGGGCGTGGGACCGCGTCCCGCTCGAGGGCATCAGCGGACTGCGTGCGTACTTCGCCGCCGAGGCCGGCGCGAGCCCCGGCGACGTGCTGGTCACGCCCGGCGGGCAGGCGGCCCTCGCCGCCTGCTTCCGCGGGCTGGCCGCGCCCGGCGCGGCGATCATCGTCGAGTCGCCGTCGTACCTGGGCGCGCTCGTCGCCGCTCGCGCGCAGGGCCTGCGCCCGGTCCCGGTGCCCGCCGACGCCCACGGCATCCGTCCGGACCTGCTCGCGGACGCGCTCGCCGCCTCCGGGGCGCGCGTCGTCTACCTGCAGCCGATCTTCGCCAACCCGCACGGCGCCACGCTCGCGCCCGAGCGCCGCGCCGAGGTGCTCGAGGCGGTCCGCGCGGCGGGCGCCTTCATCGTCGAGGACGACGCGTTCCGCGACCTCGCGCTGGGCCCGGCACACGGGCGGCGCGGCGCGGCGGTCGTGCCGCCGCCGTTGTTCGCGGACGACCAGGACGGGCACGTGGTGCGGATCCGGTCGCTCACGAAGGCGTCGGCGCCCGGGCTGCGGATCGCGGCCGTGATCGCCCGCGGGCCGGCCGCGGCTCGGCTCAGGGCGGCGCGGATCGTCGAGGACCTGTTCGTCACCGGGCCGCTGCAGGAGGCGGCGCTGGAGATCGTCGGCGCGCCCGCGTGGCGCGCGCACCTGCGCAAGCTGCGCACGGTCCTGGCCGAGCGCCGGGACGCGCTCGTGGCGGCGGTCCCGCTGCCGGTGGTCGTGCCCGAGGGCGGGATGAACCTGTGGGTGCCGTTGCCGCCGGGCACGGATGACGTCGACCTCGCGCAGCGCGCCGCGGCGGCCGGGGTGCTGGTGCAACCCGGACGGCCGTTCTTCGCCGCCGAGCCCCCAGGGCCGTTCCTCCGGCTGACGTTCGCCGCCGAGCCGCCCGAGCGCCTCGCGGAAGGCGTGCGCCGGCTGTTCGCGTGA